One part of the Selenomonadales bacterium genome encodes these proteins:
- a CDS encoding response regulator transcription factor, whose amino-acid sequence MAKILLVDDNANIRKLMEIYLVREGFLVFHAEHGKEALDLLARQHIDLIVADIMMPEMDGFELTAALRGAGFTVPILMVTAKNTWPDKRQGFQSGADDYLTKPVDMEELVLRVRALLRRARISSEQQLRIGDIVLDAETLALRHNGQEHTLPRKEFQVLFKLLSSPGKIFTRQELLDEFWGLDSEVDERTVDVHIKRLRDRLADVSEFEIVTVRGLGYKAMRRA is encoded by the coding sequence ATGGCTAAAATTCTCTTGGTAGACGACAACGCCAACATACGCAAACTAATGGAGATCTACCTGGTGCGCGAGGGCTTTTTAGTCTTTCATGCCGAGCACGGCAAAGAGGCGCTAGACCTCCTAGCGCGCCAGCACATCGATTTGATTGTGGCCGACATTATGATGCCGGAGATGGACGGTTTCGAGCTAACGGCTGCGCTGCGCGGCGCGGGTTTCACCGTGCCCATTCTTATGGTTACAGCCAAAAACACCTGGCCGGACAAGCGACAGGGGTTTCAGAGCGGGGCGGACGACTACCTGACCAAGCCTGTCGATATGGAGGAGCTGGTCTTAAGAGTGCGAGCGCTCCTTCGCCGGGCGAGAATCAGCAGCGAACAGCAGCTGCGCATCGGCGACATCGTCCTCGACGCCGAGACGTTGGCGCTGCGCCACAACGGACAGGAGCACACTCTGCCGCGCAAGGAGTTCCAAGTGCTCTTTAAGCTTTTGTCTAGCCCCGGCAAAATCTTCACCCGCCAGGAGCTGCTCGACGAGTTTTGGGGGCTCGACAGCGAAGTGGACGAGCGCACGGTCGATGTGCACATTAAGCGCCTGCGCGACAGGCTTGCCGATGTGAGCGAGTTTGAGATTGTCACCGTGCGGGGGCTTGGCTACAAAGCTATGCGGCGCGCATGA
- the rpiB gene encoding ribose 5-phosphate isomerase B, whose protein sequence is MQISLGSDHAGLALKQEIAMFLTRVGHTVLDRGTSTEASVDYPDFAALVCNDIQSGAAERGILICGTGIGMSIAANKHARIRAALCHDTFSARATREHNDANVLCLGQRVIGPGLALDIVAVWLGAEFVGDKHLRRLEKIALLEQGQSER, encoded by the coding sequence ATGCAGATATCACTGGGCAGCGACCACGCCGGTCTAGCATTAAAGCAAGAGATAGCCATGTTTCTCACGCGCGTCGGTCACACCGTGCTCGACAGGGGCACAAGCACAGAGGCCTCTGTCGATTACCCGGATTTTGCGGCGCTCGTGTGTAACGACATACAGAGCGGCGCGGCCGAGCGGGGGATACTTATCTGCGGCACCGGCATAGGCATGAGCATTGCCGCGAACAAACACGCGCGTATTCGCGCCGCCCTCTGCCACGACACTTTTTCTGCCCGCGCCACGCGCGAACATAACGATGCGAATGTGCTCTGTTTAGGGCAGCGGGTTATCGGTCCCGGGCTGGCGTTAGACATTGTCGCCGTTTGGCTGGGAGCCGAGTTTGTCGGGGACAAGCACCTGCGGCGCCTAGAGAAGATTGCCCTGCTTGAGCAGGGTCAAAGCGAGCGCTAA
- a CDS encoding DUF896 domain-containing protein, whose protein sequence is MLPQAKLDRLNAQAQKQKEGQLTPAEQNEQKLLRAEYIQSFRSRVAADLEAQGMEQKPAQGCACGCRHKH, encoded by the coding sequence ATGCTACCCCAAGCCAAATTAGATCGCCTTAACGCACAGGCGCAAAAGCAAAAGGAAGGCCAGCTCACCCCGGCGGAACAAAACGAGCAGAAGCTTTTACGCGCGGAGTATATACAGAGTTTTCGCAGCCGAGTCGCGGCCGACCTTGAGGCACAGGGCATGGAGCAGAAGCCTGCGCAGGGCTGTGCCTGCGGCTGCCGGCATAAGCACTGA
- a CDS encoding low molecular weight protein arginine phosphatase produces the protein MKVLFVCTGNTCRSAMAEAIFKRYGGHEVRSAGVAADEGAEASPGAVAALKIKGFSLSTHRAQLLSQELVEWADLILTMTRRHKEIVTGKFPAVSAKTFTLKEFARDEATQADGEPDIYDVLDPFGQDEATYNACATEIDSLVVLVARKLGLPSNMVE, from the coding sequence GTGAAGGTCTTGTTTGTGTGCACCGGAAACACGTGCAGGAGTGCTATGGCCGAAGCCATCTTTAAGCGCTATGGCGGACACGAGGTGCGCTCGGCAGGCGTAGCGGCAGACGAGGGAGCAGAGGCCTCGCCGGGTGCGGTAGCTGCTCTTAAAATTAAGGGCTTTAGCTTAAGCACGCACCGCGCACAGCTGCTTAGCCAAGAGCTGGTGGAATGGGCAGACTTAATCCTGACCATGACGCGCAGGCACAAAGAAATTGTCACGGGCAAGTTCCCCGCCGTAAGCGCCAAGACGTTTACCCTAAAGGAGTTTGCGCGCGACGAGGCCACGCAAGCGGACGGCGAGCCAGACATTTACGATGTGCTAGACCCCTTCGGGCAAGACGAGGCCACCTACAACGCCTGTGCGACAGAAATCGACAGCCTCGTCGTGCTGGTAGCAAGAAAACTCGGCCTGCCGTCGAATATGGTAGAATAA
- the cas3 gene encoding CRISPR-associated helicase Cas3', giving the protein MLKPRNKQPGPSKISVLPLSKCLAKTVRQGLDNRPGASVETHCRVVGLVARELLSRLPARLRESLFPLGSELVAAAHDVGKVSPAFQEKIHREIGLVLGFTQPARDKEIGYHFAVSQAATSQCPGYISEIVGRHHGYTPHNTHQPDAEVYGGPAWQKQRIELLDNLRQSLNVDWPIIPTSLHSDILAGLTSVADWIGSGALFDDAETWVHGDRHSVQKRISEAVTKAGFVTPRVRRGLTFERVFESMGGFAPRDVQRRFAERVNDWGVYVLEAPMGIGKTEAALYAAYKALESGRATGVYFALPTQLTSDKVYDRMNSFLSSILDEEDPNRRSLLLHGLAWLRDTELGEDGAPGRSWFNSSKRGLLAPFAVGTVDQALMAVMNVKHGFVRAFGLAGKVVILDEVHSYDSYTGTILKELVGSLRALHCTVIILSATLTDNQRRNILGVSSKGNEQEEAISPYPLITSCPAGGEIQEQGVEQLEDAEVNVRIVNSDDDAVDEALLRADRGEQVLWIENTVDEAQQRYRGLAAKAVELQLECGLLHSRFLKTDRQANEGRWVSLFGKEGHSLRQAKGRILVGTQVLEQSLDIDADFLVSRLCPTDMLFQRLGRLWRHRENDSIRPEAARREAWVLAPFLHEAIDNHSTLGKSAAVYSPYVLCRTLEVWQDVQIVRLPGGIRPLLEATYQDRTETGDMARSKHLVEQERDKLSRLALYGVSRGGKTLPESQATTRYSEMESVEVLLMKKQVNVENGVIVRFLDNSELMLPQSPSPAERRRIAAVLLKNTVTVPAYHAPAVLTKPISWLRDYVYLGDHEESPFRAAMVLESDEVRGIDGSIANEDFELSYDSCLGYGVKKRGGN; this is encoded by the coding sequence ATGTTGAAGCCTAGAAACAAGCAGCCGGGGCCTTCCAAAATCAGCGTTTTGCCTCTCAGTAAGTGCCTGGCAAAGACTGTTCGTCAGGGGCTAGATAACAGGCCGGGCGCATCTGTGGAAACGCATTGCCGAGTGGTAGGCCTAGTTGCACGCGAGCTATTATCTCGTTTGCCTGCGCGCCTTAGGGAAAGCCTCTTCCCCCTAGGCAGCGAACTGGTTGCCGCGGCACACGATGTGGGCAAAGTCAGTCCGGCATTTCAGGAGAAGATCCACCGGGAGATCGGGCTGGTACTCGGGTTCACACAGCCTGCTCGGGATAAGGAGATAGGCTACCATTTTGCTGTTAGCCAGGCAGCTACCTCTCAGTGTCCAGGATATATCTCAGAGATTGTGGGAAGGCATCACGGCTACACTCCACACAATACACACCAGCCTGATGCAGAAGTGTATGGTGGACCTGCCTGGCAGAAACAGCGCATAGAGCTACTGGATAACCTGAGGCAGTCTTTGAATGTGGATTGGCCCATCATACCAACCTCTCTTCATTCAGATATCCTTGCGGGGTTAACCAGTGTGGCGGATTGGATTGGTTCCGGCGCCCTATTCGATGATGCAGAGACATGGGTGCACGGGGATCGCCATTCAGTGCAGAAACGCATTTCCGAAGCTGTCACTAAGGCAGGCTTTGTCACGCCTAGGGTTCGCCGCGGTCTTACTTTTGAGAGAGTCTTTGAATCCATGGGTGGGTTTGCTCCGCGCGATGTCCAGAGGCGGTTTGCAGAGCGGGTAAATGACTGGGGGGTCTATGTTTTAGAGGCCCCTATGGGAATAGGCAAGACAGAAGCCGCTCTTTATGCGGCCTATAAGGCATTAGAGAGCGGGCGGGCAACAGGGGTGTATTTCGCACTCCCGACTCAACTAACCTCAGACAAGGTCTACGACAGGATGAATAGCTTTTTGAGCAGCATCTTGGACGAGGAAGACCCTAACCGACGCTCGCTGTTGTTGCATGGATTAGCGTGGCTGCGGGACACGGAGCTGGGTGAAGACGGTGCTCCGGGTCGGTCCTGGTTTAACAGCTCCAAGCGCGGGCTTCTGGCTCCCTTTGCCGTGGGTACCGTAGATCAGGCTCTAATGGCTGTGATGAATGTAAAGCATGGTTTTGTCAGGGCCTTTGGCCTGGCAGGGAAGGTTGTCATCCTCGATGAGGTACATAGCTATGACAGCTATACCGGTACCATTCTCAAAGAGCTGGTCGGCTCGCTTCGAGCACTGCACTGTACGGTCATTATCCTGAGCGCAACCCTGACAGATAATCAGAGGCGCAATATTCTCGGCGTGTCATCTAAGGGCAACGAGCAAGAGGAGGCCATTTCCCCCTATCCCCTTATTACTAGTTGCCCGGCAGGTGGGGAGATCCAGGAACAAGGGGTAGAACAATTAGAGGATGCCGAGGTAAACGTGCGCATTGTCAATAGCGACGACGATGCCGTTGATGAGGCTCTGTTGCGGGCCGATAGAGGCGAACAGGTTCTCTGGATTGAGAACACCGTAGACGAAGCCCAGCAGAGATATCGCGGCTTGGCAGCCAAGGCAGTGGAGCTGCAGCTCGAATGCGGGCTCTTGCACTCCCGCTTCCTCAAAACAGACCGACAGGCAAACGAGGGGAGGTGGGTCAGTCTTTTCGGCAAGGAAGGACACAGCTTGCGGCAAGCGAAGGGGCGGATCTTGGTAGGCACCCAAGTATTGGAGCAGTCACTGGATATCGACGCTGACTTCCTAGTTAGCCGGCTATGTCCTACGGATATGCTGTTTCAGCGGTTGGGACGGCTATGGAGGCATCGTGAAAATGACTCCATCCGACCAGAGGCAGCAAGGCGTGAGGCATGGGTTTTGGCCCCCTTCCTGCATGAGGCAATCGATAATCACAGCACCTTAGGTAAATCAGCCGCTGTTTATAGCCCCTATGTTCTGTGTCGGACACTTGAGGTATGGCAGGATGTGCAGATTGTCAGGTTGCCGGGGGGGATTCGACCTTTACTAGAGGCCACTTACCAAGATCGTACCGAAACTGGGGACATGGCGCGTAGCAAGCACCTAGTGGAGCAAGAGCGCGACAAACTGTCTCGGCTGGCCCTGTACGGTGTATCGAGGGGGGGGAAGACACTGCCGGAGAGCCAAGCCACTACCAGGTACTCGGAGATGGAGTCAGTGGAAGTCCTGTTGATGAAGAAGCAGGTGAACGTGGAAAACGGAGTAATAGTACGTTTCTTGGACAACTCCGAGCTGATGCTGCCGCAATCCCCTAGTCCGGCTGAGCGGCGCAGGATCGCCGCAGTCTTGCTGAAAAACACGGTGACTGTTCCGGCCTATCATGCCCCTGCTGTCTTAACAAAACCTATTTCCTGGCTAAGGGATTACGTGTATCTGGGGGACCACGAGGAAAGCCCCTTTCGGGCGGCAATGGTGCTCGAGAGCGACGAGGTGCGAGGGATAGACGGTTCAATTGCCAACGAGGATTTCGAGTTAAGCTATGATTCGTGTTTGGGATATGGCGTTAAGAAGAGAGGAGGAAATTAA
- a CDS encoding threonylcarbamoyl-AMP synthase, with protein sequence MLCPEEHTTKDKYIAEAAAILRNGGLVAFPTETVYGLGARFDSPAAIARLFAAKGRPPDNPLIAHISHPKQLTELVSHMTPLEERLMLAFWPGPLTLVLPKTQAVPALATAGLSTIGVRMPADDIALALISVTGVPIVAPSANLSGLPSPTTARHVAQDLGDRIDALLDGGETHLGLESTVVQVRDDVIYILRPGSITREMLAEETGAAVQGAWGENAQEAGAPLAPGMKYKHYAPRAAVIVYEGEAVKHIAADAEREASPPAVIAFADTLAAVPEHVARFTLGDRGQADTAAKRLYAYLREIDDLGLTRVLVEAVPPRGLGEAVMNRLHKAATRIKGR encoded by the coding sequence ATTCTCTGCCCAGAAGAGCATACGACCAAAGATAAATACATTGCCGAGGCGGCTGCCATTTTACGAAATGGCGGCCTAGTCGCATTTCCTACCGAAACGGTGTACGGGTTAGGCGCGCGGTTTGACTCCCCCGCCGCCATTGCGCGCCTCTTTGCCGCTAAGGGCAGGCCCCCCGATAACCCCCTGATTGCGCACATCTCGCACCCCAAACAACTTACCGAACTGGTTTCCCATATGACGCCTTTAGAGGAGCGCCTGATGCTCGCCTTTTGGCCCGGCCCGCTGACATTAGTGCTCCCCAAAACCCAAGCCGTACCCGCGCTCGCTACGGCAGGCCTTTCTACTATCGGCGTGCGTATGCCGGCCGACGACATTGCGTTAGCGCTAATTTCTGTAACCGGTGTGCCAATTGTAGCCCCGAGCGCAAATCTATCCGGTCTACCAAGCCCCACTACGGCCAGGCACGTAGCGCAGGATTTAGGCGACCGCATCGATGCCTTGCTAGACGGCGGCGAAACGCATCTAGGACTAGAATCCACGGTGGTGCAGGTGCGCGATGACGTCATTTATATCTTGCGTCCCGGCAGCATTACGCGCGAAATGTTAGCCGAGGAAACCGGTGCCGCGGTACAGGGTGCATGGGGAGAAAACGCTCAGGAAGCAGGCGCGCCGCTTGCCCCGGGCATGAAGTACAAGCACTACGCGCCGCGCGCCGCCGTGATTGTGTACGAAGGCGAGGCGGTTAAGCATATCGCTGCCGACGCAGAGCGCGAGGCGTCACCCCCCGCCGTAATTGCTTTTGCAGACACTTTGGCTGCCGTGCCGGAGCACGTCGCCCGTTTTACCCTAGGCGACCGCGGACAAGCAGACACAGCCGCAAAAAGGCTTTACGCTTACCTCAGAGAAATAGACGATTTGGGCCTTACCCGTGTGCTAGTCGAGGCGGTGCCCCCGCGCGGACTCGGTGAAGCGGTTATGAACCGCCTGCACAAAGCTGCGACACGTATCAAAGGGAGGTAG
- a CDS encoding HAMP domain-containing histidine kinase codes for MIRRSIYLQLVAMLIGIVFISNVVVMFTFVVTTERGMLAEMEDALSELTTQLRNLHAAGALPAERIPPMLQTGYFRASVYSNLDEVRAAKLVRHFFRPEDLDQLAAVGEVRSSIYNRMTFRLPATIMRLTGTEGESYLFVHPNLGKLAANFRPVIIRMNFVSLIVGSIMVLIAAKYIVRPVKELSEATKQVSQGNFEVNIKTKRRDELGQLVAGFNAMAKALRGIEILRSDFIAAISHEFRTPLTSIKGFAKLIGETESKELRQEYAAIVADETDRLAALASSILQMSELESGVGDFARQSFRLDEQLRQVVVLLEPQWSKKNLDLAVDLAAVDYCANKDLLFQVWLNILDNAIKFSPNAGRVEVVLTADKNAVACVIRDFGPGIKSENQRRVFEKFYKGDKARGSPGSGLGLSIAKRIVELHQGEVSLSSAPERGTTVTVTLPL; via the coding sequence ATGATCAGGCGCTCAATTTATCTGCAGCTGGTGGCGATGCTTATCGGTATAGTTTTTATCAGTAATGTGGTCGTCATGTTTACGTTTGTCGTTACCACCGAGCGCGGCATGCTCGCCGAAATGGAGGATGCCCTGTCCGAACTGACGACGCAACTGCGGAACCTGCATGCGGCCGGCGCACTTCCTGCCGAACGCATTCCGCCGATGCTGCAGACTGGCTATTTTCGCGCCAGTGTCTACAGCAATCTAGACGAGGTGCGCGCGGCCAAGCTCGTGCGCCATTTCTTTAGGCCGGAAGACCTAGACCAGCTCGCAGCAGTCGGCGAGGTGCGAAGTTCCATCTATAACCGCATGACCTTCCGCCTGCCTGCCACCATTATGCGCTTAACCGGTACAGAGGGTGAAAGCTATCTCTTCGTGCATCCTAACTTAGGGAAGCTAGCGGCTAACTTTCGCCCGGTTATCATTAGGATGAACTTCGTCTCATTGATTGTCGGCTCAATCATGGTGCTCATAGCCGCTAAATACATCGTGCGCCCTGTAAAAGAGCTTAGCGAAGCGACTAAGCAAGTGTCCCAAGGCAACTTCGAAGTGAACATCAAGACAAAGCGCCGCGATGAGCTAGGGCAGCTCGTAGCCGGGTTTAACGCCATGGCCAAGGCACTGCGCGGCATAGAGATTTTACGCAGCGACTTTATAGCCGCCATTTCGCATGAGTTTCGCACGCCTCTCACCTCTATTAAAGGCTTTGCCAAGCTTATCGGAGAAACAGAGAGCAAAGAACTGCGGCAGGAATACGCGGCTATTGTCGCCGACGAAACCGACCGCCTCGCCGCTCTTGCCAGCAGCATTCTGCAGATGAGCGAGCTAGAAAGCGGCGTGGGAGACTTCGCGCGGCAGTCGTTTCGGCTCGACGAGCAGCTGCGCCAGGTAGTTGTGCTGCTTGAGCCGCAGTGGAGCAAAAAGAACTTAGACTTGGCGGTAGACCTTGCCGCCGTAGATTACTGCGCAAACAAAGACCTGCTCTTTCAGGTCTGGCTAAATATCTTAGATAACGCCATTAAGTTCTCGCCCAACGCAGGCCGCGTGGAAGTTGTGCTAACCGCAGACAAAAACGCCGTCGCCTGTGTCATTAGGGACTTTGGCCCCGGCATCAAGAGCGAGAACCAGCGCCGCGTCTTCGAGAAGTTCTACAAAGGCGATAAGGCGCGCGGGAGCCCGGGCAGCGGCCTGGGGCTATCGATAGCCAAACGCATCGTGGAGCTACATCAAGGCGAGGTGTCTCTAAGTAGCGCGCCCGAGCGCGGCACAACTGTCACAGTAACGCTGCCCCTTTAG
- a CDS encoding efflux RND transporter permease subunit, with the protein MSLPAFATSRRITVLMLVLITVVIGVMSYTRTPVDLLPNMNFPMAAVLVSFPGAAPQEVETLVTRPLEGTLATVSNIREVSSTSSAGQATILLSFNWGTNMDFAALEMREKIDLMRRLLPAEVGAPTVMKFDPSLMPIMAVDFGSDTRTGAELRDLADRVLASRLERVAGVASVSVSGGQQTGIEVRLDPAKLEAMGITLAQVTGALRTASLNLPGGTLSVEGQEYLIRSVGQLTSLSEIEDLIVGMRTIRTVRTVPAATALTMPQLPPGLVIPGLPATPSPTPQQQVTTTTEPVYLRQVGTVAEVNVLGNTVTLLNRLPSVSIRLHKQSDANTVLVANLVHAELEQLRADFADLTIVPTQDQSRFIEAAISAVGQNAAYGGLLAVLVLLVFLKSVAPTLVIAIAVPVSVVATFALVYFGNLTINMMTLMGLALGIGMLVDNSIVVLENIYRYQEEGADRLTAARKGTEEVAMAITASTLTTVAVFLPVAFVGGITGMMFRELALTVSFSLLSSLAVALIVVPVLSATILRTRPSRAATGQRRLNQYQASLKWALGHKAVVALLTLALLGGSLLTFGRIGGEFIPTMDQGELSVTVTLPAGSAVSETQEVATVVLDDLLARPEVGSVSTSIGGAGGGRMMGMAAGRANRATMTVVLKTGYRSADIAAEINAKYADFADGTVRASAAAGMGGGGGMGLGGSTSVVVNLSGPTLAGLRQYADQIKEAAATIEGITEVRDNAGVGANELVVRVDREKAARLGLAPTAIAGAVRTAFQGENVSRVSRDGREIDVNVSLIDSARQSIADLENLIVAAREGQVVRLSQVASVEQAVGPASINRRANQRYVAITATVEGRDLRSVTRDLQERLDALELPVDYRAELAGDALEMNEAFSGLITALILAVVLVYMVMASQFESLLYPFIVMFTMPLAVIGVLLALFFTGQTFNVPSIMGVIVLAGIVVNNAIVLVDYINQLRARGRSVHDAIIEAAGARLRPILMTTTTTILALVPMAVLGGSAAEMQRPLSIAIIGGLTMSTLLTLYIIPLAYDLATLRE; encoded by the coding sequence ATGTCCTTACCCGCATTCGCCACATCGCGCCGCATCACGGTGTTGATGCTTGTCCTCATTACGGTAGTTATCGGCGTGATGTCTTACACGCGTACACCCGTAGACTTGTTGCCTAACATGAACTTCCCCATGGCCGCCGTCCTCGTCTCCTTCCCCGGGGCTGCGCCGCAAGAGGTAGAAACACTTGTGACGAGGCCGCTCGAAGGGACGTTAGCGACCGTCAGCAACATTCGCGAAGTGTCCTCCACTTCGTCTGCCGGGCAGGCGACCATACTCCTGTCGTTTAACTGGGGCACTAATATGGACTTTGCCGCGCTGGAAATGCGCGAGAAGATTGACCTCATGCGTCGCCTGCTGCCGGCCGAAGTTGGCGCACCGACGGTAATGAAGTTTGACCCTTCGCTTATGCCAATAATGGCGGTTGACTTTGGTTCCGACACCCGCACCGGAGCAGAACTGCGCGACCTCGCCGATAGGGTGCTGGCTTCGCGCCTCGAACGCGTCGCGGGAGTGGCCTCGGTCTCCGTTAGCGGCGGTCAGCAGACGGGCATAGAGGTGCGCCTAGACCCTGCTAAGCTCGAAGCGATGGGTATAACGCTCGCGCAAGTTACCGGGGCGCTCCGCACCGCGAGTCTAAACCTCCCCGGCGGCACCCTCAGCGTCGAGGGGCAAGAGTACCTAATCCGCAGCGTAGGGCAATTAACTTCTTTGAGTGAGATAGAAGACCTAATCGTAGGGATGCGCACCATCCGAACAGTGCGCACGGTTCCTGCGGCAACCGCGCTGACCATGCCGCAACTTCCGCCCGGTTTGGTTATCCCGGGCCTGCCTGCGACCCCTTCGCCTACGCCGCAACAACAGGTTACTACCACAACCGAGCCTGTATACTTGCGGCAAGTCGGCACGGTGGCCGAGGTAAACGTATTAGGCAATACGGTCACGTTGCTCAACCGGTTGCCGAGCGTTTCCATTAGGCTGCACAAGCAGTCTGATGCTAACACCGTCTTGGTGGCCAACCTAGTGCATGCCGAGCTCGAACAGCTGCGCGCGGATTTTGCCGACCTTACTATAGTCCCCACGCAAGACCAAAGCCGCTTTATTGAGGCGGCCATCAGTGCGGTAGGGCAGAACGCGGCCTATGGCGGCCTGCTGGCTGTGCTAGTTCTCCTCGTCTTCCTAAAGAGCGTTGCCCCAACCTTAGTAATTGCCATTGCCGTGCCGGTATCCGTTGTCGCTACCTTTGCGCTGGTCTACTTTGGCAACCTAACCATTAACATGATGACTCTCATGGGGCTAGCCCTAGGCATTGGCATGTTGGTCGACAACTCCATCGTAGTCTTAGAGAATATCTATCGTTACCAAGAAGAAGGCGCCGACCGCCTCACCGCTGCGCGCAAAGGCACCGAGGAAGTGGCCATGGCGATTACCGCCTCTACACTTACCACGGTGGCCGTCTTTCTGCCCGTGGCCTTTGTGGGCGGCATTACCGGCATGATGTTTAGGGAACTTGCTCTGACGGTGAGCTTTTCGCTCTTGTCGAGTCTTGCCGTCGCCCTAATAGTAGTGCCGGTTCTCTCGGCTACCATATTAAGGACAAGGCCGAGTCGGGCCGCGACAGGACAACGCCGCCTGAACCAGTACCAGGCGTCGCTAAAGTGGGCGCTCGGGCACAAGGCAGTAGTGGCGCTACTTACTTTGGCTTTGCTCGGGGGGAGCCTCCTCACCTTCGGTCGCATCGGCGGCGAGTTTATCCCCACTATGGATCAAGGTGAACTCAGCGTCACGGTGACGTTGCCCGCAGGCAGCGCCGTAAGCGAGACACAGGAAGTCGCTACCGTTGTCTTAGACGATTTGTTGGCGCGCCCCGAGGTCGGTTCGGTGTCGACGAGTATCGGCGGGGCAGGCGGCGGGCGCATGATGGGCATGGCCGCCGGACGCGCAAATCGCGCCACAATGACGGTGGTGCTTAAGACGGGTTACCGCAGTGCCGATATCGCCGCAGAGATAAACGCCAAGTATGCCGACTTCGCGGACGGCACCGTGCGCGCTTCAGCCGCGGCAGGCATGGGCGGGGGAGGGGGCATGGGTCTTGGCGGCAGCACTTCCGTTGTCGTTAACCTGTCCGGGCCTACTCTCGCCGGGCTAAGGCAGTACGCCGACCAAATTAAGGAGGCAGCCGCAACAATCGAAGGCATTACGGAAGTGCGCGATAACGCCGGCGTCGGCGCGAACGAGCTGGTGGTGCGCGTAGACAGAGAGAAGGCGGCGCGCCTCGGTTTGGCTCCGACTGCGATAGCCGGTGCCGTGCGCACGGCGTTCCAGGGCGAGAACGTCTCCCGCGTCTCGCGTGACGGGCGCGAAATCGACGTCAACGTCAGCCTAATAGACTCCGCTCGCCAAAGCATAGCAGACCTCGAAAACCTAATTGTGGCCGCACGCGAGGGGCAGGTCGTTAGGCTTAGCCAAGTGGCATCTGTTGAACAGGCTGTCGGGCCGGCTTCGATTAACAGGCGGGCTAACCAGCGCTACGTCGCGATTACGGCTACCGTTGAAGGGCGCGACCTGCGGAGCGTGACGCGCGATTTGCAGGAAAGGCTCGACGCCTTAGAGCTCCCGGTGGATTACCGCGCCGAACTCGCGGGTGATGCGCTCGAGATGAACGAAGCCTTCAGCGGCCTAATTACCGCGCTAATCCTCGCTGTAGTGCTGGTGTATATGGTCATGGCCTCCCAGTTTGAGTCGCTGCTGTACCCGTTTATCGTCATGTTTACCATGCCGCTCGCGGTTATCGGCGTGCTGCTGGCGCTGTTCTTTACCGGCCAAACGTTTAACGTACCCTCGATTATGGGCGTTATCGTGCTGGCGGGGATTGTAGTTAACAACGCCATTGTCTTAGTCGACTACATTAACCAACTGCGCGCCCGCGGCCGCAGTGTGCACGACGCCATTATCGAGGCGGCGGGGGCAAGGCTTCGCCCCATCCTGATGACCACGACAACTACAATCCTTGCGCTCGTGCCCATGGCTGTTTTAGGCGGTTCTGCCGCAGAGATGCAGCGCCCCCTAAGCATCGCTATTATCGGCGGGCTGACGATGTCGACGCTGCTTACGCTCTACATTATTCCCTTGGCGTATGACTTAGCGACGTTGAGAGAATAA